The following coding sequences are from one Shewanella eurypsychrophilus window:
- a CDS encoding MFS transporter, producing MFRYLISSFALVLMYPLGIDLYLVGLPDIARDLSATQADLHVAFSIYLAGMASTMLLAGWLADHVGRKPVALMGAAIFAVASWYAGNSVSIDYFLYARFGQGIGAGFCYVVTFAILRDTLDDDKRAKVLTMINGITCIVPVLAPVIGHVILLRFEWPSLFISMAIMAALIFQLCLLILKETKPIRFDSTNSRSKSNLSASSQQQTCIYKEKAGKSEIKETRNESLRSRCFISRLIMTSLAVTAILTYVNISPMLLMEQMGYSTGEYSAAMAGLAAISMTTSFLAPTLLTHFGQQRIMLASQCLFIGSASVLMTASQFEFNSSLILIGISFICAGFSLGFGTAMSQALSPFHHRAGMASSVLGICQITCSAIYITVMGWLGISAINMLIILLLVAGVSSIILLLVVPTSSNNHKASEQNNNDKVPASS from the coding sequence ATGTTCAGATACCTTATATCCAGTTTTGCTTTAGTGCTTATGTATCCCTTAGGCATAGATCTCTATTTAGTTGGCCTACCTGACATCGCACGCGATTTGAGTGCTACACAGGCTGACTTGCATGTGGCCTTCTCTATTTATCTGGCTGGTATGGCATCGACTATGTTGTTAGCTGGTTGGCTGGCTGATCATGTTGGGCGCAAACCCGTAGCCTTGATGGGCGCAGCTATATTTGCTGTCGCTTCCTGGTATGCAGGTAACTCGGTATCTATCGATTACTTCCTTTATGCCCGCTTCGGCCAAGGCATTGGAGCAGGTTTTTGTTATGTGGTGACCTTCGCAATTTTGCGTGACACTTTAGATGATGATAAACGGGCTAAGGTGCTGACCATGATCAATGGTATTACCTGTATTGTGCCAGTCTTGGCTCCTGTGATTGGTCATGTGATCTTATTGCGATTCGAATGGCCAAGTCTATTTATCTCTATGGCCATCATGGCCGCATTGATCTTTCAGCTTTGTTTGTTGATTTTGAAAGAAACTAAGCCTATTCGTTTTGATAGCACTAACAGTCGCTCCAAAAGTAACTTAAGTGCATCAAGTCAGCAGCAGACTTGTATATACAAGGAGAAAGCAGGCAAATCCGAGATAAAAGAAACAAGAAATGAATCGCTAAGATCACGATGTTTTATCAGCCGTTTGATTATGACCTCATTGGCTGTCACTGCGATTCTCACCTACGTGAATATCTCTCCTATGTTATTGATGGAGCAGATGGGTTATTCCACCGGCGAGTATTCCGCAGCTATGGCAGGTTTAGCCGCGATTAGCATGACGACTTCGTTTTTAGCGCCTACATTACTGACCCATTTTGGCCAACAAAGGATAATGTTAGCGTCACAGTGCTTGTTTATAGGTTCTGCATCTGTGCTAATGACGGCTTCTCAGTTCGAGTTTAATAGCAGTTTGATTCTTATTGGCATCAGTTTCATTTGCGCCGGATTTTCACTGGGATTCGGCACGGCTATGAGTCAAGCACTGTCACCTTTTCATCATAGAGCCGGTATGGCGAGTTCGGTGTTGGGTATTTGCCAGATAACCTGCTCAGCCATTTATATCACTGTGATGGGCTGGTTAGGCATAAGTGCGATTAATATGTTGATTATCTTGTTGCTGGTTGCAGGCGTAAGTAGCATCATACTGCTGCTTGTTGTCCCCACATCGAGTAATAATCATAAGGCTTCGGAGCAAAACAATAATGATAAAGTCCCTGCATCGTCTTGA
- the yidZ gene encoding HTH-type transcriptional regulator YidZ, whose product MIKSLHRLDLNLLFTMQLLLNERSVTKAAKKLSVTPSAVSKSLTKLRDWFDDPLFVRTPQGLQATPLALSMEGELSEWFQVATQIASKRSSETPKGVSFQLMMESPLHMLKLGGLPQRINQQYPDANIKIRNWEYDSLSAIINGEADIGLCGRESHPRSSEALDLLPYFIDYVVLFNDQPIVYLRDDHPALDECWNMDTFLKYRHINILWEKSETWALDEILAETGLSRNIGLSLSTFEQSLFMAAQPDQTMFTTAPSYCRDYIKHYHPNLVTRPLPISAEASKKIAIPITLMWHKRNSHNAKLRWLKETIKEMVSLS is encoded by the coding sequence ATGATAAAGTCCCTGCATCGTCTTGATTTAAATCTGTTGTTTACCATGCAGTTACTCTTAAATGAACGCAGCGTGACTAAAGCGGCTAAGAAATTGTCAGTGACGCCATCGGCTGTGAGTAAATCACTAACTAAACTGAGAGATTGGTTTGACGATCCCTTGTTTGTTCGAACGCCACAAGGGCTTCAAGCTACACCGCTGGCATTGAGTATGGAGGGAGAGCTGTCTGAATGGTTTCAGGTTGCTACTCAAATTGCATCCAAACGCAGTAGCGAAACGCCCAAGGGCGTTAGCTTCCAGCTAATGATGGAGTCTCCGCTGCACATGCTTAAGCTTGGCGGGCTCCCCCAGCGCATTAATCAACAATATCCAGATGCCAACATAAAAATCCGTAACTGGGAGTATGACTCGTTATCGGCCATTATCAATGGTGAGGCCGACATCGGCTTATGTGGTAGAGAAAGTCATCCACGCTCATCAGAGGCTCTCGACCTACTGCCCTACTTTATTGACTATGTAGTGCTGTTTAATGACCAGCCAATTGTGTATCTCAGAGACGACCATCCAGCATTGGATGAATGCTGGAATATGGACACCTTCTTAAAATACCGACACATCAACATTCTTTGGGAAAAAAGTGAGACCTGGGCACTGGACGAAATATTGGCTGAAACCGGGCTGAGTCGTAACATCGGCCTGTCACTGTCTACCTTTGAGCAGTCCTTGTTTATGGCAGCCCAGCCAGATCAAACTATGTTCACCACAGCACCTAGCTATTGCCGCGACTACATTAAGCACTATCACCCGAATTTAGTTACCAGACCTTTACCCATCAGCGCTGAAGCCAGCAAGAAAATAGCGATCCCCATTACCTTGATGTGGCATAAGCGCAATTCTCATAACGCTAAGTTGCGTTGGCTGAAGGAGACAATTAAGGAGATGGTTAGTTTAAGCTAG
- a CDS encoding PepSY domain-containing protein: MNLLKISRKTHKWLMLFLGVQFVIWTVSGAYMVIFDIDYIHGDSLVENHQTKINPDKINYSLNALTQAYPSAERVSLGMFIEREVYRFEQDGKQQLVDADTGKLLSPLDKSSAVAMAKHEYTGRGQIILAELITKDSDNRPFELSKRYLPAWRINFDDMGSPSLYISAQTGKLVTKRHEFWRTFDLMFSLHVMDYEDEDPSNWLLFWFVLFALTASILGLILTYYRIFKAEPLSTDNNQKVEAN, translated from the coding sequence ATGAACTTATTAAAAATAAGTCGTAAAACCCATAAATGGTTAATGCTATTTTTGGGTGTTCAGTTTGTGATCTGGACTGTTTCAGGCGCGTACATGGTGATCTTCGATATCGACTATATTCACGGTGATAGTTTAGTGGAGAATCATCAAACTAAAATCAATCCCGATAAGATTAACTACTCGTTAAATGCCCTAACACAAGCCTATCCAAGTGCTGAACGCGTATCACTGGGTATGTTTATTGAGCGTGAAGTGTACCGCTTTGAGCAAGACGGCAAGCAACAGCTTGTAGATGCTGACACTGGCAAATTGCTATCACCGCTTGATAAATCTTCTGCAGTTGCCATGGCAAAGCATGAATACACGGGTCGTGGCCAAATTATACTTGCAGAGCTGATCACCAAAGACTCAGACAACAGGCCTTTCGAGCTGAGTAAACGTTACTTACCTGCTTGGCGGATAAATTTTGACGATATGGGTAGCCCTTCTCTGTATATCTCTGCCCAAACAGGCAAGCTAGTGACTAAGCGCCATGAGTTCTGGCGCACGTTCGATTTGATGTTTAGCCTACATGTAATGGATTATGAAGATGAAGATCCGAGTAACTGGTTGTTATTCTGGTTTGTTCTGTTTGCTTTAACCGCTTCAATCTTAGGTTTGATCCTCACCTACTACAGAATATTCAAAGCTGAGCCACTTTCTACTGATAACAACCAAAAAGTGGAGGCTAACTAA
- a CDS encoding 2Fe-2S iron-sulfur cluster-binding protein encodes MSFLKLMPLIKISHKWLSLLVGLQLLIWIGTGLYFNVMDSVKASGNQYRVKVTEPAADLTHLVEPKQILQDFDAAVSLSTITLLSKPYYLLTQDKALYPYFKNQYTLVNASTGKQAFVDKSMASELATASYNGPGNIVKVVKQDPPFDDRLKEKNTLWRVDFDDEINTRVYLDASSGRLAAHTNDDRRIVDFVFMLHFMDYAQERSFNNVQIIVFAIFTLFFALTGLIWTIELGFNGQYQFLSLFGSKAKSKQIKIFDKHDKLIDTLAMSSQENLLDSLLNHDIALPSTCAGGGTCGRCKIKISSDSRTTSADKAHLSQDELASGYRLACQHRSDELTSLTLFDVTQASNHLLKLISSEFISPYIKELRFKTIDGQPVSFKAGAYMRFFIPAAKGIAVPVNLPPELMHHWQDVIDNEYDHLACSRNYSLANGDGQSNELVFTIKIQMAPDSVVKPGIGSSYICNLAVGETIEAVGPFEDFFAKVEPTSAPMVFIGAGSGMAPLKALIEEQLIKLTTSRPIHFYFGARSQSDLIYADLFESLSDTYSNFNYIPVLSRPTDDWLGISGYVQDQLSLDFELLLGTHSIEELEFYLCGPAAMMNSSIELIKSKGATDEKIAFDDFS; translated from the coding sequence ATGTCATTTCTAAAACTTATGCCTCTAATAAAAATCAGTCATAAATGGTTATCTCTGCTGGTGGGTTTACAGCTATTAATCTGGATTGGAACAGGTCTTTATTTTAATGTGATGGACTCGGTTAAAGCCTCAGGTAACCAATATCGTGTCAAGGTAACCGAGCCAGCTGCTGATTTAACTCACCTCGTTGAACCCAAACAAATCTTACAAGATTTTGATGCTGCTGTCTCGTTATCAACGATCACTTTGCTCTCTAAGCCCTACTATCTGCTGACCCAAGATAAGGCGCTGTATCCTTATTTTAAAAACCAATACACCTTGGTCAATGCCAGTACGGGCAAGCAAGCCTTTGTCGATAAAAGCATGGCCAGTGAGCTTGCCACGGCATCTTACAATGGGCCTGGGAATATTGTTAAGGTGGTAAAACAAGATCCGCCCTTTGACGATCGCTTGAAAGAAAAAAATACACTTTGGCGGGTCGATTTTGATGACGAAATCAATACCCGTGTTTATCTAGATGCTAGCTCAGGACGCCTTGCGGCACATACTAACGATGATAGACGCATCGTAGATTTTGTTTTCATGCTGCACTTTATGGATTATGCACAAGAGCGCAGCTTCAATAATGTTCAGATCATCGTATTTGCTATTTTTACACTTTTCTTTGCGCTTACAGGCTTAATCTGGACGATAGAACTGGGATTTAATGGCCAATATCAGTTTTTGTCATTATTTGGCAGTAAGGCTAAATCTAAGCAAATAAAGATATTCGATAAGCATGATAAATTGATTGATACGCTAGCCATGTCTAGCCAAGAAAATTTACTCGATAGCTTACTCAATCATGATATCGCCTTGCCTTCTACATGCGCTGGCGGCGGCACTTGTGGTCGTTGCAAGATTAAAATTTCAAGCGATAGCCGTACGACCTCTGCCGATAAAGCCCATTTGAGCCAAGATGAACTGGCATCGGGCTACCGATTGGCTTGTCAGCACCGCAGTGATGAATTAACCAGTTTGACTCTATTCGATGTGACTCAGGCTTCCAATCACCTGCTTAAGCTTATCAGCAGTGAATTTATTAGCCCCTATATAAAAGAGCTGAGATTTAAGACTATTGATGGCCAGCCGGTAAGCTTTAAAGCGGGTGCCTATATGCGTTTCTTTATTCCGGCCGCCAAAGGGATTGCGGTTCCGGTTAATTTACCGCCTGAACTAATGCATCACTGGCAGGATGTCATCGACAATGAATATGATCACTTAGCTTGTAGCCGTAACTACTCATTGGCTAATGGTGATGGTCAAAGTAACGAGCTAGTGTTTACCATAAAAATCCAAATGGCACCTGACAGCGTGGTAAAACCCGGCATCGGCTCAAGTTATATCTGTAACTTGGCTGTTGGGGAAACCATTGAGGCCGTCGGCCCCTTCGAAGACTTTTTTGCTAAAGTGGAGCCAACATCAGCTCCTATGGTTTTCATTGGCGCAGGCTCTGGCATGGCGCCACTAAAAGCCTTGATAGAGGAGCAGTTAATCAAACTTACGACTAGCCGCCCTATTCACTTCTACTTTGGAGCACGTTCACAATCTGATTTGATCTATGCCGATCTATTTGAGAGCTTGTCAGACACTTACTCTAACTTTAACTACATACCGGTTCTTTCAAGACCGACAGATGACTGGCTTGGTATATCTGGTTACGTACAAGATCAATTGAGCTTAGACTTTGAACTGCTGTTAGGGACTCACTCAATCGAAGAACTTGAGTTTTATCTTTGTGGTCCTGCAGCGATGATGAACTCAAGCATTGAACTAATTAAATCGAAAGGCGCGACAGACGAGAAAATTGCATTTGATGATTTTTCTTGA
- a CDS encoding porin, protein MMNKFQLSLLTAALLASPQLLADDYRFYGRIDYSITNSDSGSATHNGKSGTVLENNWSRLGIKGATELATELDLFYQIEVGVNGGSQDKGSNPFSARPTFIGLKHSSIGQLAVGRIDPVFKMAKGGADAMDMYSLKHDRLFAGDKRWGDSLKYQSAKWNKLQLGASYLMEDNYYQDGDQRKENGNYQIALTYGDKHFKSGNVYLAGAYTDGVEDIKGFRAVAQVKLDKLMLGTIYQASELVNESKTGWEQRDGSGFIVSAKYKIDKLLLKAQYGQDDSGTGRIAGKIYDAIGETLTEAPEITTWAVGAEYRLSKSTRLHTEVGQFDVKQHDDFDDTIISFGVRYDF, encoded by the coding sequence ATGATGAACAAATTTCAATTGAGCTTACTAACTGCTGCATTATTAGCTTCCCCCCAACTGCTAGCGGATGATTACCGATTTTATGGCCGTATTGATTACTCTATTACTAACTCAGACAGTGGTAGTGCGACTCATAATGGCAAGAGCGGAACCGTTTTAGAAAATAACTGGAGCCGCCTTGGGATTAAAGGGGCGACAGAGCTTGCGACTGAGTTAGATCTGTTTTATCAAATTGAGGTGGGCGTCAATGGCGGTTCACAAGATAAAGGCAGCAATCCATTCTCAGCACGGCCTACTTTTATTGGTCTGAAGCATTCAAGTATTGGTCAACTTGCTGTTGGTCGTATCGATCCCGTATTTAAGATGGCCAAAGGCGGCGCTGATGCCATGGACATGTATTCACTCAAGCATGACCGCCTGTTCGCCGGAGATAAGCGCTGGGGAGACTCATTAAAATACCAATCGGCCAAGTGGAACAAGCTACAACTTGGTGCGAGTTATCTAATGGAAGACAACTATTATCAAGACGGCGACCAACGCAAAGAGAATGGCAATTACCAGATTGCTTTAACCTATGGTGATAAGCACTTCAAATCTGGCAACGTCTATCTAGCTGGTGCATACACAGATGGTGTTGAAGACATTAAAGGTTTCCGCGCTGTTGCTCAGGTGAAACTTGATAAGTTGATGCTAGGTACGATTTACCAAGCGTCAGAGCTAGTCAACGAGAGTAAAACAGGCTGGGAACAGCGTGATGGTTCAGGATTTATCGTTAGCGCAAAATATAAGATCGACAAACTTTTGCTTAAAGCGCAATACGGACAAGATGATTCAGGTACAGGTCGCATCGCGGGTAAAATCTATGATGCAATTGGCGAGACTTTAACAGAAGCACCAGAAATAACCACATGGGCAGTCGGTGCAGAATATCGCTTATCAAAATCTACACGCTTACACACAGAAGTCGGCCAGTTTGACGTCAAACAGCATGATGACTTCGATGACACCATCATCAGCTTCGGTGTACGTTACGACTTCTAA
- a CDS encoding FMN-binding protein: MTTIKLIKKSLICTAVTFAVMGCSATVPAGKYVDGTHEVSAKGKKSLITLNVQVAEGKITDITTKSHNETESLFLNAERLLAKIVANNGHEGIDAVSGATFSSNGILKAINTLPRTDGSQVEYVSVGSKDDASSEDFKLKWSIQPQLGMIIGDYYYQEARFRQGHMGSMAVVLDSSNPSDVILAEFNESGRPNYYTRMYQDVPKRMSEYNFSMGKKKGTAWVQSALTMEKLMVEQDKLTFELNPDYDPAFRNKLKQPNRLKYADIDVVAGASNSIQQSMIPLTAKIHNQINGEGTTLKFYQNAEKLMDKNGKWTGVTAVLRLVVDTQTKGITKAYYDEIFADDKVSIKDASLKKFYRQSKYASINYVEPARIGFNVMVDALDSHLQTGGSLFDINDLPATGDTGSYAATGFTKRSNSWDIYLNQAELLYKQMRLDGVIIEHKKPI, translated from the coding sequence ATGACCACAATAAAATTGATTAAAAAAAGTCTAATTTGTACCGCTGTGACATTTGCGGTGATGGGATGTTCAGCAACAGTCCCAGCAGGCAAGTATGTCGATGGTACACATGAAGTTAGCGCTAAAGGCAAAAAGAGCCTTATTACCCTTAATGTACAAGTTGCTGAGGGAAAAATTACTGACATCACCACCAAGTCACATAATGAAACAGAATCACTGTTTCTTAATGCAGAACGATTGTTAGCCAAGATTGTTGCTAACAACGGCCATGAAGGTATCGACGCGGTATCTGGCGCAACCTTCTCTTCTAATGGCATTTTAAAAGCGATCAACACTTTGCCAAGAACTGATGGCAGTCAAGTTGAGTATGTGTCTGTGGGTTCTAAAGATGACGCTAGCAGTGAAGACTTCAAACTAAAATGGTCGATTCAGCCACAACTTGGCATGATCATCGGTGATTACTATTATCAAGAAGCAAGATTTCGCCAGGGCCACATGGGCAGCATGGCGGTTGTACTAGACAGTAGTAACCCGAGTGATGTGATCCTTGCAGAATTTAATGAAAGTGGCCGCCCTAATTACTACACCCGCATGTATCAAGATGTCCCAAAGCGTATGTCTGAGTACAACTTCTCTATGGGTAAGAAGAAAGGCACCGCTTGGGTTCAATCAGCTCTGACCATGGAAAAGCTGATGGTCGAACAGGACAAGTTAACCTTTGAACTTAACCCTGATTACGATCCAGCATTTAGAAATAAGCTAAAACAGCCAAATCGCCTTAAGTATGCCGACATCGATGTGGTAGCGGGTGCCTCTAACAGTATCCAGCAATCGATGATCCCATTAACGGCCAAAATTCATAATCAAATAAATGGTGAAGGCACAACACTGAAGTTTTACCAAAATGCTGAAAAGTTAATGGATAAAAACGGTAAATGGACAGGTGTAACTGCCGTATTACGTCTGGTTGTCGACACTCAAACTAAGGGCATTACAAAAGCCTATTATGATGAGATTTTTGCAGATGATAAAGTCTCAATTAAAGATGCATCATTAAAGAAATTCTACCGCCAATCTAAATATGCATCGATTAACTATGTAGAGCCAGCCCGCATCGGCTTTAACGTCATGGTGGATGCACTCGACAGCCATCTTCAAACGGGTGGGTCACTGTTCGACATCAACGACCTTCCAGCAACGGGTGATACAGGCAGCTACGCCGCAACAGGTTTTACCAAGCGCTCAAACTCTTGGGACATCTACCTCAATCAAGCCGAACTTCTCTATAAGCAGATGCGCCTCGATGGTGTGATTATCGAACATAAAAAACCTATTTAG
- a CDS encoding FAD:protein FMN transferase: MNKRYQSLLMQAFIFPTLIISSSLFAEPMSDEGLINKQQDTAEFIPYQCDGNAIISENNGVFSLHTLKYFGTSITIDIYDHQISDARGALCKSLNVIQKYHYLASNYSTYPHVTNIKTINNSPSETHHIAAELTELLASSIEWYGLSDGYFNIALSPVIDIWRKHRSDCNKKGICTLPSKSDLKYASRLTHIKDIHLDVEHNTITMAPGMSIDLGGIAKGWMAEKVYDQLKADGITSFMINAGGNIRHFGRHPEGREFVTAIEDPQCKKYDYQLARCQSQSGLYHQIIKGEDLTVVSSGNYLRYFTVDGKDYHHIIDPKTLYPKEQGISVSTILDSQHIYADVISTTLFLMPLEDAIKFTDDNTYIKAVWYLDSDGNKAYSKNFNEVSDVNIK; this comes from the coding sequence ATGAATAAACGTTATCAATCACTTTTAATGCAGGCATTCATATTCCCAACATTGATCATTTCAAGTTCACTGTTTGCAGAGCCAATGAGTGATGAAGGATTAATAAATAAGCAACAAGATACTGCTGAGTTTATTCCATATCAATGTGATGGCAATGCTATTATCAGTGAAAATAATGGCGTGTTCAGTTTGCACACCCTAAAATACTTTGGCACCTCGATCACTATCGATATTTATGATCACCAAATCTCTGATGCTAGAGGCGCACTTTGCAAGTCTCTCAATGTGATTCAGAAGTATCATTATTTAGCGTCAAATTACAGTACATATCCTCACGTGACCAATATTAAAACGATCAATAACTCACCGAGTGAGACTCACCATATTGCAGCTGAACTCACTGAGTTATTGGCTTCAAGCATTGAATGGTATGGGTTAAGTGATGGATACTTCAATATCGCATTATCACCGGTTATCGACATATGGAGAAAACACAGAAGCGATTGTAATAAAAAGGGTATTTGCACTTTACCATCTAAGTCTGATCTTAAATACGCATCACGTTTAACTCATATAAAAGACATACACTTAGATGTTGAACACAATACGATTACAATGGCCCCAGGGATGAGTATTGATCTTGGCGGCATCGCTAAAGGCTGGATGGCTGAAAAAGTGTATGACCAATTAAAGGCAGATGGAATAACCTCATTTATGATCAACGCGGGTGGTAATATTCGCCATTTTGGTAGACACCCAGAGGGGCGTGAATTTGTCACGGCGATTGAAGATCCACAATGCAAAAAATATGATTATCAATTAGCAAGGTGTCAGTCACAAAGTGGTTTATATCATCAGATAATTAAGGGAGAAGACCTTACGGTCGTATCGAGTGGAAATTACCTGAGATACTTTACTGTCGATGGTAAAGATTACCATCACATTATTGACCCTAAAACCTTGTATCCCAAAGAGCAAGGGATCTCAGTATCAACAATATTAGATTCACAACATATCTATGCGGATGTTATTTCAACGACGTTATTTTTAATGCCTCTTGAGGATGCTATAAAGTTCACCGATGATAATACATATATTAAAGCAGTTTGGTATTTAGACTCTGATGGGAATAAAGCGTACAGTAAAAACTTTAACGAAGTTTCAGATGTGAATATAAAATAA
- a CDS encoding sensor histidine kinase: protein MCKLFSLLLKTTLLLSLSLSELALANEPMRVGALAFASPEAVTKRWQPTFDRVTSDTGIEFQLIPLTPQQLNEFVANNKLDFIIGNALTTVEFKKDYGVSHLLTLVPDQHLRPEHSVGSALIARSSLQVDSFTDLKNLSVISSDPKAFGGFQIMAGELANHQLNPFNDLGKLTFVGFPQSKLLDNILDGHADIAILPTCVLEAAIKTNKIPADSLKVVLSTSEQNFECQSSSRLYPSYALSKLGHTDHKLASEIVYSMLAITAQDKEAKLGRYQYWSTPVKDSHVFQLLKQLNRWPFVTNWDRIARDAVPWTLAVFILLLLGYLHHMRVKRLVVQRTRALSDEMEQHKTTQKALFEQQKQFYKAQRVLLTGEMASGIAHELNQPLAGIRYLTQGCIYRLKDEQAELKAALDKTIQQVDRAQSTIKRFRQFCHQSSQFERCDLTSLIDDVLNLMQADFKRMQINPTLDLDKIEIEADISLLQQVLVNLLKNSLDAMETVIYPKLSITLSAKQNLALIDIQDNGIGLSDTALERLFFPFETSKENGLGLGMVVCKRIIEEHGGLITATNKLTDARGNLTTGLLISITLPIKKIP from the coding sequence ATGTGCAAGCTCTTCTCACTCCTTTTAAAAACGACGCTGCTGCTCAGTCTTTCTCTCTCTGAACTTGCATTAGCCAATGAGCCTATGCGTGTCGGCGCCCTCGCCTTTGCATCCCCCGAGGCAGTGACTAAACGCTGGCAACCAACCTTTGATCGTGTGACAAGTGATACAGGTATTGAATTTCAGCTGATCCCTCTGACGCCACAGCAACTCAATGAGTTTGTTGCAAACAACAAACTGGATTTCATCATTGGTAATGCGCTGACAACCGTTGAATTTAAAAAAGATTATGGTGTGAGTCATCTACTTACTTTAGTGCCAGATCAACATCTTCGTCCTGAGCATTCTGTCGGTTCTGCGCTAATAGCCAGATCTTCATTGCAAGTTGATAGCTTTACCGACCTAAAGAACCTCTCTGTTATATCCTCTGATCCAAAGGCGTTTGGTGGCTTTCAAATCATGGCTGGTGAGCTGGCAAATCATCAACTTAACCCGTTTAATGATCTGGGTAAACTGACCTTCGTTGGGTTTCCTCAGAGTAAGTTACTCGATAACATTTTAGACGGACATGCTGATATTGCGATATTACCGACTTGTGTGCTTGAGGCGGCGATAAAAACAAACAAGATCCCAGCAGATAGCCTTAAAGTGGTCCTTAGCACTTCTGAGCAAAATTTTGAATGTCAGTCATCGAGTCGTTTATACCCTTCTTATGCATTATCAAAACTCGGTCATACTGACCATAAGTTAGCCAGTGAGATTGTTTATTCCATGCTTGCGATTACAGCGCAGGACAAGGAAGCAAAACTGGGGCGATATCAATACTGGTCAACTCCAGTTAAAGATAGTCATGTTTTTCAGTTGCTAAAACAGCTCAATCGATGGCCATTTGTGACCAATTGGGATCGGATCGCCCGGGACGCTGTCCCATGGACTCTAGCTGTTTTTATTCTGCTATTGCTAGGCTACTTACATCATATGAGAGTAAAACGCTTGGTCGTGCAGAGAACGCGAGCACTATCTGATGAGATGGAGCAACATAAAACCACTCAAAAGGCTCTGTTCGAGCAGCAAAAACAATTTTATAAGGCCCAGCGAGTGCTTCTCACTGGCGAGATGGCATCAGGAATTGCCCATGAATTGAATCAGCCTCTCGCGGGTATTCGTTATTTAACTCAGGGATGTATCTATCGCTTGAAGGACGAACAAGCAGAACTAAAAGCTGCGCTTGATAAAACGATACAACAAGTAGACAGAGCTCAGAGTACCATTAAACGATTCAGACAATTTTGCCACCAATCGAGTCAGTTTGAACGCTGCGATCTCACCAGTTTAATTGATGACGTGTTGAACTTAATGCAAGCAGATTTTAAACGAATGCAAATTAATCCAACACTCGATTTAGACAAGATTGAGATAGAAGCAGACATCAGCCTGTTGCAACAGGTATTGGTTAATTTACTCAAAAACTCTCTAGATGCGATGGAAACTGTCATCTATCCTAAACTGTCTATCACCTTGTCTGCTAAGCAAAACCTGGCATTAATCGACATTCAGGACAATGGCATTGGACTATCAGACACAGCTTTAGAACGCCTGTTCTTTCCATTTGAAACTTCAAAAGAGAACGGTCTTGGACTTGGAATGGTGGTGTGTAAGCGCATCATTGAAGAACACGGTGGCCTGATCACAGCGACTAACAAGCTCACTGATGCAAGGGGAAATTTGACCACTGGTTTGTTAATCTCGATTACCTTGCCGATTAAAAAAATACCTTAA
- a CDS encoding response regulator transcription factor encodes MCNIYLVDDDQDVLDSLSWMLEGLDLKTQCFLNADSFLQTIDIKQPGIAILDIQMPGMDGIALLKHIKQQQSPLSIIMLTGHGTISMAVNTIQQGAMDFLEKPVDGDKLNQLLNEAKQLTINSFQSQCQLSDIKDRISHLTAREKQVMSQVLDGKLNKVIAAELNIGQRTIELHRQKVMQKMQVSNVAELAYLMANSKE; translated from the coding sequence ATGTGCAATATCTACCTTGTGGATGACGATCAAGATGTGCTCGACTCTTTGAGTTGGATGTTAGAAGGGCTGGATCTCAAAACACAGTGCTTCCTTAATGCCGATTCCTTTCTACAAACCATAGACATTAAACAGCCAGGTATTGCCATTTTAGATATACAGATGCCAGGCATGGACGGCATAGCCCTACTCAAGCATATTAAGCAACAACAGAGCCCACTTAGTATCATCATGCTAACGGGTCATGGCACCATATCCATGGCGGTTAACACCATTCAACAAGGTGCCATGGACTTTCTTGAAAAACCCGTCGATGGCGATAAGCTCAACCAACTGTTAAATGAAGCTAAACAGTTAACGATAAATAGCTTTCAGTCTCAGTGTCAGCTCAGCGATATTAAAGACAGGATCAGTCATTTAACCGCCCGCGAAAAACAGGTGATGAGTCAGGTTCTTGATGGGAAACTGAATAAGGTGATCGCGGCAGAGCTGAATATTGGTCAGCGCACCATCGAATTACATAGGCAAAAAGTGATGCAAAAAATGCAGGTGAGCAATGTCGCCGAGCTGGCTTATCTAATGGCAAACTCAAAAGAGTGA